In one window of Epinephelus fuscoguttatus linkage group LG20, E.fuscoguttatus.final_Chr_v1 DNA:
- the exoc7 gene encoding exocyst complex component 7 isoform X1, translating to MGISSRMIPTEDASARKREIEEKLRQEQETLSFIRENLEKSDQLTKGMVSILSSFESRLMQLENSIIPVHKQTENLQRLQENVDKTLSCMDHVISYYHVAKDTDRIIREGPTGRLDEYLACIAKIQKAVEYFQDNNPDSPELNTVKARFEKGKELLEAEFRSLLTRYSKPVPPILILDAISVDEELEVQEDVVLEHLPEAVLQDVICIAGWLVEYGRNQDFMNVYFQIRSNQLDRSIKGLKDHFRKNSASSGILYSPAVQTKRKDTPTKKAPRRPVYIPGTIRKAQNLLKQYSQHGLDGKKGGSNLTPLEGKDDVLDIEIDSYIHCISAFVKLAQSEYALLTEIIPEHHQKKTFDSLIQEALDNLMLEGDNIVSAARRAIMRHDYSAVLTIFPILRHLKMNKSEFDSTLQGTAASTKNKLPTLITSMETIGAKALEEFADSIKNDPDKEYNMPKDGTVHELTSNAILFLQQLLDFHETAGAMLASQVLGDTYNIPLDPRETSSSASSYTSEFNKRLLSTYICKVLGNLQLNLLSKSKVYEDSALSAIFLHNNYNYILKSLEKSELIQLVTVTQKKAENSYRELIEQQIQMYQRSWLKVTEHLTDRNMPVFQPGTKLKDKERQVIKDKFKGFNDGLEELCKIQKGWAIPDKEQRDFIRQAQRRVVSDAYRAFLHRCANISFTKNPEKYHKYRPEEVEEMIEKLFDTSA from the exons ATGGGAATTAGCTCCAGGATGATTCCTACCGAGGACGCGTCCGCCAGGAAGCGGGAGATAGAGGAGAAGCTGAGGCAG GAACAAGAGACGCTGTCATTCATCCGGGAGAACCTGGAGAAGAGTGATCAGCTGACCAAGGGCATG GTCTCCATCTTGTCGTCGTTTGAGAGTCGCCTGATGCAGCTGGAGAACTCCATCATCCCAGTCCACAAACAGACGGAGAACCTGCAGCGTCTGCAGGAGAACGTGGACAAGACTCTGTCCTGCATGGATCACGTCATCAGTTACTACCACGTGGccaaagacacagacaggatCATCAGAGAGGG GCCGACGGGCAGGCTGGACGAGTATCTTGCTTGTATCGCAAAGATTCAGAAAGCTGTGGAATATTTTCAGGATAACAACCCTGACAGTCCTGAGCTCAACACAGTG AAAGCGCGCTTTGAGAAGGGCAAAGAGCTGCTGGAGGCGGAGTTCCGCAGCCTCCTGACCCGTTACAGTAAGCCTGTTCCTCCCATCCTCATCCTGGACGCCATCAGTGTCGACGAGGAGCTGGAGGTCCAGGAGGACGTGGTGCTGGAACACCTGCCCGAGGCCGTGCTCCAGGACGTCATCTGCATCGCCGGCTGGCTGGTGGAGTACGGACGCAACCAGG ATTTCATGAACGTCTACTTCCAGATCAGGTCCAACCAGCTGGATCGCTCCATCAAAGGCCTCAAGGATCACTTCCGCAAGAACAGCGCCTCCTCTGGGATCCTCTACTCGCCTGCCGTCCAAACCAAACGCAAGGACACGCCCACCAAAAAGGCTCCCAGGAGACCAG TCTACATCCCAG GGACCATTCGCAAGGCTCAGAACCTTCTGAAACAGTACTCACAGCATGGGCTGGATGGGAAAAAGGGGGGCTCTAACCTCACTCCTTTGGAAG GAAAAGATGATGTTCTGGACATCGAGATCGACTCCTACATCCACTGCATCAGTGCCTTTGTCAAACTGGCCCAGAGCGAGTACGCCCTGCTGACAGAGATCATCCCCGAGCACCACCAGAAGAAGACCTTCGACTCCCTCATTCAG GAGGCGCTGGACAACCTGATGCTGGAGGGAGACAACATCGTGTCTGCAGCTCGCAGGGCCATAATGCGCCACGACTACTCAGCCGTGCTCACCATCTTCCCCATCCTCAGACACCTGAAAATGAACAAGTCTGAGTTTGACTCCACGCTGCAG GGAACAGCTGCGAGCACCAAGAACAAGCTGCCGACACTCATCACTTCCATGGAGACGATTGGAGCCAAAGCTCTGGAGGAGTTTGCAGACAGCATCAAG AATGATCCTGATAAAGAGTACAACATGCCCAAGGACGGAACAGTCCACGAACTGACCAGCAAC GCCATCctgttcctgcagcagctgctcgaCTTCCACGAGACAGCAGGAGCCATGCTGGCCTCACAAG TACTGGGGGACACTTACAATATACCTTTAGACCCCCGAG AGACGAGTTCATCAGCGAGCAGCTACACCTCCGAGTTTAACAAAAGGCTCCTCAGTACTTATATAT GTAAGGTTTTGGGGAACTTGCAGCTGAACCTGCTCAGTAAATCCAAAGTGTACGAGGACTCAGCTCTGAGCGCCATTTTTCTGCACAACAACTACAACTACATCCTCAAGTCGCTGGAGAA aTCAGAGTTGATCCAGCTGGTGACAGTGACTCAGAAGAAAGCTGAGAACTCCTACAGAGAGCTAATTGAGCAGCAGATCCAGATGTACCAGCGCAG CTGGTTGAAAGTCACAGAGCACCTGACCGACAGGAACATGCCCGTCTTCCAACCCGGCACCAAG CTGAAAGATAAAGAGCGGCAGGTGATTAAAGATAAATTCAAG GGTTTTAACGACGGGCTGGAGGAGTTGTGTAAGATCCAGAAGGGCTGGGCCATCCCAGACAAAGAGCAGAGAGACTTCATCCGTCAGGCTCAGAGGAGGGTGGTGTCTGACGCCTACAGGGCCTTCCTGCACAG aTGTGCCAACATCTCTTTCACCAAGAACCCAGAGAAGTATCACAAGTATCGTCCGGAGGAAGTGGAGGAGATGATTGAAAAGCTGTTTGACACGTCGGCCTGA
- the exoc7 gene encoding exocyst complex component 7 isoform X3, producing the protein MGISSRMIPTEDASARKREIEEKLRQEQETLSFIRENLEKSDQLTKGMVSILSSFESRLMQLENSIIPVHKQTENLQRLQENVDKTLSCMDHVISYYHVAKDTDRIIREGPTGRLDEYLACIAKIQKAVEYFQDNNPDSPELNTVKARFEKGKELLEAEFRSLLTRYSKPVPPILILDAISVDEELEVQEDVVLEHLPEAVLQDVICIAGWLVEYGRNQDFMNVYFQIRSNQLDRSIKGLKDHFRKNSASSGILYSPAVQTKRKDTPTKKAPRRPVYIPGYDHDLRVKHLTDALTEKHGAAAGKDDVLDIEIDSYIHCISAFVKLAQSEYALLTEIIPEHHQKKTFDSLIQEALDNLMLEGDNIVSAARRAIMRHDYSAVLTIFPILRHLKMNKSEFDSTLQGTAASTKNKLPTLITSMETIGAKALEEFADSIKNDPDKEYNMPKDGTVHELTSNAILFLQQLLDFHETAGAMLASQVLGDTYNIPLDPRETSSSASSYTSEFNKRLLSTYICKVLGNLQLNLLSKSKVYEDSALSAIFLHNNYNYILKSLEKSELIQLVTVTQKKAENSYRELIEQQIQMYQRSWLKVTEHLTDRNMPVFQPGTKLKDKERQVIKDKFKGFNDGLEELCKIQKGWAIPDKEQRDFIRQAQRRVVSDAYRAFLHRCANISFTKNPEKYHKYRPEEVEEMIEKLFDTSA; encoded by the exons ATGGGAATTAGCTCCAGGATGATTCCTACCGAGGACGCGTCCGCCAGGAAGCGGGAGATAGAGGAGAAGCTGAGGCAG GAACAAGAGACGCTGTCATTCATCCGGGAGAACCTGGAGAAGAGTGATCAGCTGACCAAGGGCATG GTCTCCATCTTGTCGTCGTTTGAGAGTCGCCTGATGCAGCTGGAGAACTCCATCATCCCAGTCCACAAACAGACGGAGAACCTGCAGCGTCTGCAGGAGAACGTGGACAAGACTCTGTCCTGCATGGATCACGTCATCAGTTACTACCACGTGGccaaagacacagacaggatCATCAGAGAGGG GCCGACGGGCAGGCTGGACGAGTATCTTGCTTGTATCGCAAAGATTCAGAAAGCTGTGGAATATTTTCAGGATAACAACCCTGACAGTCCTGAGCTCAACACAGTG AAAGCGCGCTTTGAGAAGGGCAAAGAGCTGCTGGAGGCGGAGTTCCGCAGCCTCCTGACCCGTTACAGTAAGCCTGTTCCTCCCATCCTCATCCTGGACGCCATCAGTGTCGACGAGGAGCTGGAGGTCCAGGAGGACGTGGTGCTGGAACACCTGCCCGAGGCCGTGCTCCAGGACGTCATCTGCATCGCCGGCTGGCTGGTGGAGTACGGACGCAACCAGG ATTTCATGAACGTCTACTTCCAGATCAGGTCCAACCAGCTGGATCGCTCCATCAAAGGCCTCAAGGATCACTTCCGCAAGAACAGCGCCTCCTCTGGGATCCTCTACTCGCCTGCCGTCCAAACCAAACGCAAGGACACGCCCACCAAAAAGGCTCCCAGGAGACCAG TCTACATCCCAG GTTACGATCATGACTTGCGGGTCAAACACCTCACTGACGCCCTGACCGAGAAGCACGGGGCCGCTGCAG GAAAAGATGATGTTCTGGACATCGAGATCGACTCCTACATCCACTGCATCAGTGCCTTTGTCAAACTGGCCCAGAGCGAGTACGCCCTGCTGACAGAGATCATCCCCGAGCACCACCAGAAGAAGACCTTCGACTCCCTCATTCAG GAGGCGCTGGACAACCTGATGCTGGAGGGAGACAACATCGTGTCTGCAGCTCGCAGGGCCATAATGCGCCACGACTACTCAGCCGTGCTCACCATCTTCCCCATCCTCAGACACCTGAAAATGAACAAGTCTGAGTTTGACTCCACGCTGCAG GGAACAGCTGCGAGCACCAAGAACAAGCTGCCGACACTCATCACTTCCATGGAGACGATTGGAGCCAAAGCTCTGGAGGAGTTTGCAGACAGCATCAAG AATGATCCTGATAAAGAGTACAACATGCCCAAGGACGGAACAGTCCACGAACTGACCAGCAAC GCCATCctgttcctgcagcagctgctcgaCTTCCACGAGACAGCAGGAGCCATGCTGGCCTCACAAG TACTGGGGGACACTTACAATATACCTTTAGACCCCCGAG AGACGAGTTCATCAGCGAGCAGCTACACCTCCGAGTTTAACAAAAGGCTCCTCAGTACTTATATAT GTAAGGTTTTGGGGAACTTGCAGCTGAACCTGCTCAGTAAATCCAAAGTGTACGAGGACTCAGCTCTGAGCGCCATTTTTCTGCACAACAACTACAACTACATCCTCAAGTCGCTGGAGAA aTCAGAGTTGATCCAGCTGGTGACAGTGACTCAGAAGAAAGCTGAGAACTCCTACAGAGAGCTAATTGAGCAGCAGATCCAGATGTACCAGCGCAG CTGGTTGAAAGTCACAGAGCACCTGACCGACAGGAACATGCCCGTCTTCCAACCCGGCACCAAG CTGAAAGATAAAGAGCGGCAGGTGATTAAAGATAAATTCAAG GGTTTTAACGACGGGCTGGAGGAGTTGTGTAAGATCCAGAAGGGCTGGGCCATCCCAGACAAAGAGCAGAGAGACTTCATCCGTCAGGCTCAGAGGAGGGTGGTGTCTGACGCCTACAGGGCCTTCCTGCACAG aTGTGCCAACATCTCTTTCACCAAGAACCCAGAGAAGTATCACAAGTATCGTCCGGAGGAAGTGGAGGAGATGATTGAAAAGCTGTTTGACACGTCGGCCTGA
- the exoc7 gene encoding exocyst complex component 7 isoform X5 — translation MGISSRMIPTEDASARKREIEEKLRQEQETLSFIRENLEKSDQLTKGMVSILSSFESRLMQLENSIIPVHKQTENLQRLQENVDKTLSCMDHVISYYHVAKDTDRIIREGPTGRLDEYLACIAKIQKAVEYFQDNNPDSPELNTVKARFEKGKELLEAEFRSLLTRYSKPVPPILILDAISVDEELEVQEDVVLEHLPEAVLQDVICIAGWLVEYGRNQDFMNVYFQIRSNQLDRSIKGLKDHFRKNSASSGILYSPAVQTKRKDTPTKKAPRRPVYIPGTIRKAQNLLKQYSQHGLDGKKGGSNLTPLEGKDDVLDIEIDSYIHCISAFVKLAQSEYALLTEIIPEHHQKKTFDSLIQEALDNLMLEGDNIVSAARRAIMRHDYSAVLTIFPILRHLKMNKSEFDSTLQGTAASTKNKLPTLITSMETIGAKALEEFADSIKNDPDKEYNMPKDGTVHELTSNAILFLQQLLDFHETAGAMLASQETSSSASSYTSEFNKRLLSTYICKVLGNLQLNLLSKSKVYEDSALSAIFLHNNYNYILKSLEKSELIQLVTVTQKKAENSYRELIEQQIQMYQRSWLKVTEHLTDRNMPVFQPGTKLKDKERQVIKDKFKGFNDGLEELCKIQKGWAIPDKEQRDFIRQAQRRVVSDAYRAFLHRCANISFTKNPEKYHKYRPEEVEEMIEKLFDTSA, via the exons ATGGGAATTAGCTCCAGGATGATTCCTACCGAGGACGCGTCCGCCAGGAAGCGGGAGATAGAGGAGAAGCTGAGGCAG GAACAAGAGACGCTGTCATTCATCCGGGAGAACCTGGAGAAGAGTGATCAGCTGACCAAGGGCATG GTCTCCATCTTGTCGTCGTTTGAGAGTCGCCTGATGCAGCTGGAGAACTCCATCATCCCAGTCCACAAACAGACGGAGAACCTGCAGCGTCTGCAGGAGAACGTGGACAAGACTCTGTCCTGCATGGATCACGTCATCAGTTACTACCACGTGGccaaagacacagacaggatCATCAGAGAGGG GCCGACGGGCAGGCTGGACGAGTATCTTGCTTGTATCGCAAAGATTCAGAAAGCTGTGGAATATTTTCAGGATAACAACCCTGACAGTCCTGAGCTCAACACAGTG AAAGCGCGCTTTGAGAAGGGCAAAGAGCTGCTGGAGGCGGAGTTCCGCAGCCTCCTGACCCGTTACAGTAAGCCTGTTCCTCCCATCCTCATCCTGGACGCCATCAGTGTCGACGAGGAGCTGGAGGTCCAGGAGGACGTGGTGCTGGAACACCTGCCCGAGGCCGTGCTCCAGGACGTCATCTGCATCGCCGGCTGGCTGGTGGAGTACGGACGCAACCAGG ATTTCATGAACGTCTACTTCCAGATCAGGTCCAACCAGCTGGATCGCTCCATCAAAGGCCTCAAGGATCACTTCCGCAAGAACAGCGCCTCCTCTGGGATCCTCTACTCGCCTGCCGTCCAAACCAAACGCAAGGACACGCCCACCAAAAAGGCTCCCAGGAGACCAG TCTACATCCCAG GGACCATTCGCAAGGCTCAGAACCTTCTGAAACAGTACTCACAGCATGGGCTGGATGGGAAAAAGGGGGGCTCTAACCTCACTCCTTTGGAAG GAAAAGATGATGTTCTGGACATCGAGATCGACTCCTACATCCACTGCATCAGTGCCTTTGTCAAACTGGCCCAGAGCGAGTACGCCCTGCTGACAGAGATCATCCCCGAGCACCACCAGAAGAAGACCTTCGACTCCCTCATTCAG GAGGCGCTGGACAACCTGATGCTGGAGGGAGACAACATCGTGTCTGCAGCTCGCAGGGCCATAATGCGCCACGACTACTCAGCCGTGCTCACCATCTTCCCCATCCTCAGACACCTGAAAATGAACAAGTCTGAGTTTGACTCCACGCTGCAG GGAACAGCTGCGAGCACCAAGAACAAGCTGCCGACACTCATCACTTCCATGGAGACGATTGGAGCCAAAGCTCTGGAGGAGTTTGCAGACAGCATCAAG AATGATCCTGATAAAGAGTACAACATGCCCAAGGACGGAACAGTCCACGAACTGACCAGCAAC GCCATCctgttcctgcagcagctgctcgaCTTCCACGAGACAGCAGGAGCCATGCTGGCCTCACAAG AGACGAGTTCATCAGCGAGCAGCTACACCTCCGAGTTTAACAAAAGGCTCCTCAGTACTTATATAT GTAAGGTTTTGGGGAACTTGCAGCTGAACCTGCTCAGTAAATCCAAAGTGTACGAGGACTCAGCTCTGAGCGCCATTTTTCTGCACAACAACTACAACTACATCCTCAAGTCGCTGGAGAA aTCAGAGTTGATCCAGCTGGTGACAGTGACTCAGAAGAAAGCTGAGAACTCCTACAGAGAGCTAATTGAGCAGCAGATCCAGATGTACCAGCGCAG CTGGTTGAAAGTCACAGAGCACCTGACCGACAGGAACATGCCCGTCTTCCAACCCGGCACCAAG CTGAAAGATAAAGAGCGGCAGGTGATTAAAGATAAATTCAAG GGTTTTAACGACGGGCTGGAGGAGTTGTGTAAGATCCAGAAGGGCTGGGCCATCCCAGACAAAGAGCAGAGAGACTTCATCCGTCAGGCTCAGAGGAGGGTGGTGTCTGACGCCTACAGGGCCTTCCTGCACAG aTGTGCCAACATCTCTTTCACCAAGAACCCAGAGAAGTATCACAAGTATCGTCCGGAGGAAGTGGAGGAGATGATTGAAAAGCTGTTTGACACGTCGGCCTGA
- the exoc7 gene encoding exocyst complex component 7 isoform X7 encodes MGISSRMIPTEDASARKREIEEKLRQEQETLSFIRENLEKSDQLTKGMVSILSSFESRLMQLENSIIPVHKQTENLQRLQENVDKTLSCMDHVISYYHVAKDTDRIIREGPTGRLDEYLACIAKIQKAVEYFQDNNPDSPELNTVKARFEKGKELLEAEFRSLLTRYSKPVPPILILDAISVDEELEVQEDVVLEHLPEAVLQDVICIAGWLVEYGRNQDFMNVYFQIRSNQLDRSIKGLKDHFRKNSASSGILYSPAVQTKRKDTPTKKAPRRPVYIPGYDHDLRVKHLTDALTEKHGAAAGKDDVLDIEIDSYIHCISAFVKLAQSEYALLTEIIPEHHQKKTFDSLIQEALDNLMLEGDNIVSAARRAIMRHDYSAVLTIFPILRHLKMNKSEFDSTLQGTAASTKNKLPTLITSMETIGAKALEEFADSIKNDPDKEYNMPKDGTVHELTSNAILFLQQLLDFHETAGAMLASQETSSSASSYTSEFNKRLLSTYICKVLGNLQLNLLSKSKVYEDSALSAIFLHNNYNYILKSLEKSELIQLVTVTQKKAENSYRELIEQQIQMYQRSWLKVTEHLTDRNMPVFQPGTKLKDKERQVIKDKFKGFNDGLEELCKIQKGWAIPDKEQRDFIRQAQRRVVSDAYRAFLHRCANISFTKNPEKYHKYRPEEVEEMIEKLFDTSA; translated from the exons ATGGGAATTAGCTCCAGGATGATTCCTACCGAGGACGCGTCCGCCAGGAAGCGGGAGATAGAGGAGAAGCTGAGGCAG GAACAAGAGACGCTGTCATTCATCCGGGAGAACCTGGAGAAGAGTGATCAGCTGACCAAGGGCATG GTCTCCATCTTGTCGTCGTTTGAGAGTCGCCTGATGCAGCTGGAGAACTCCATCATCCCAGTCCACAAACAGACGGAGAACCTGCAGCGTCTGCAGGAGAACGTGGACAAGACTCTGTCCTGCATGGATCACGTCATCAGTTACTACCACGTGGccaaagacacagacaggatCATCAGAGAGGG GCCGACGGGCAGGCTGGACGAGTATCTTGCTTGTATCGCAAAGATTCAGAAAGCTGTGGAATATTTTCAGGATAACAACCCTGACAGTCCTGAGCTCAACACAGTG AAAGCGCGCTTTGAGAAGGGCAAAGAGCTGCTGGAGGCGGAGTTCCGCAGCCTCCTGACCCGTTACAGTAAGCCTGTTCCTCCCATCCTCATCCTGGACGCCATCAGTGTCGACGAGGAGCTGGAGGTCCAGGAGGACGTGGTGCTGGAACACCTGCCCGAGGCCGTGCTCCAGGACGTCATCTGCATCGCCGGCTGGCTGGTGGAGTACGGACGCAACCAGG ATTTCATGAACGTCTACTTCCAGATCAGGTCCAACCAGCTGGATCGCTCCATCAAAGGCCTCAAGGATCACTTCCGCAAGAACAGCGCCTCCTCTGGGATCCTCTACTCGCCTGCCGTCCAAACCAAACGCAAGGACACGCCCACCAAAAAGGCTCCCAGGAGACCAG TCTACATCCCAG GTTACGATCATGACTTGCGGGTCAAACACCTCACTGACGCCCTGACCGAGAAGCACGGGGCCGCTGCAG GAAAAGATGATGTTCTGGACATCGAGATCGACTCCTACATCCACTGCATCAGTGCCTTTGTCAAACTGGCCCAGAGCGAGTACGCCCTGCTGACAGAGATCATCCCCGAGCACCACCAGAAGAAGACCTTCGACTCCCTCATTCAG GAGGCGCTGGACAACCTGATGCTGGAGGGAGACAACATCGTGTCTGCAGCTCGCAGGGCCATAATGCGCCACGACTACTCAGCCGTGCTCACCATCTTCCCCATCCTCAGACACCTGAAAATGAACAAGTCTGAGTTTGACTCCACGCTGCAG GGAACAGCTGCGAGCACCAAGAACAAGCTGCCGACACTCATCACTTCCATGGAGACGATTGGAGCCAAAGCTCTGGAGGAGTTTGCAGACAGCATCAAG AATGATCCTGATAAAGAGTACAACATGCCCAAGGACGGAACAGTCCACGAACTGACCAGCAAC GCCATCctgttcctgcagcagctgctcgaCTTCCACGAGACAGCAGGAGCCATGCTGGCCTCACAAG AGACGAGTTCATCAGCGAGCAGCTACACCTCCGAGTTTAACAAAAGGCTCCTCAGTACTTATATAT GTAAGGTTTTGGGGAACTTGCAGCTGAACCTGCTCAGTAAATCCAAAGTGTACGAGGACTCAGCTCTGAGCGCCATTTTTCTGCACAACAACTACAACTACATCCTCAAGTCGCTGGAGAA aTCAGAGTTGATCCAGCTGGTGACAGTGACTCAGAAGAAAGCTGAGAACTCCTACAGAGAGCTAATTGAGCAGCAGATCCAGATGTACCAGCGCAG CTGGTTGAAAGTCACAGAGCACCTGACCGACAGGAACATGCCCGTCTTCCAACCCGGCACCAAG CTGAAAGATAAAGAGCGGCAGGTGATTAAAGATAAATTCAAG GGTTTTAACGACGGGCTGGAGGAGTTGTGTAAGATCCAGAAGGGCTGGGCCATCCCAGACAAAGAGCAGAGAGACTTCATCCGTCAGGCTCAGAGGAGGGTGGTGTCTGACGCCTACAGGGCCTTCCTGCACAG aTGTGCCAACATCTCTTTCACCAAGAACCCAGAGAAGTATCACAAGTATCGTCCGGAGGAAGTGGAGGAGATGATTGAAAAGCTGTTTGACACGTCGGCCTGA
- the exoc7 gene encoding exocyst complex component 7 isoform X12 has protein sequence MGISSRMIPTEDASARKREIEEKLRQEQETLSFIRENLEKSDQLTKGMVSILSSFESRLMQLENSIIPVHKQTENLQRLQENVDKTLSCMDHVISYYHVAKDTDRIIREGPTGRLDEYLACIAKIQKAVEYFQDNNPDSPELNTVKARFEKGKELLEAEFRSLLTRYSKPVPPILILDAISVDEELEVQEDVVLEHLPEAVLQDVICIAGWLVEYGRNQDFMNVYFQIRSNQLDRSIKGLKDHFRKNSASSGILYSPAVQTKRKDTPTKKAPRRPVYIPGTIRKAQNLLKQYSQHGLDGKKGGSNLTPLEGYDHDLRVKHLTDALTEKHGAAAGKDDVLDIEIDSYIHCISAFVKLAQSEYALLTEIIPEHHQKKTFDSLIQEALDNLMLEGDNIVSAARRAIMRHDYSAVLTIFPILRHLKMNKSEFDSTLQGTAASTKNKLPTLITSMETIGAKALEEFADSIKNDPDKEYNMPKDGTVHELTSNAILFLQQLLDFHETAGAMLASQETSSSASSYTSEFNKRLLSTYICKVLGNLQLNLLSKSKVYEDSALSAIFLHNNYNYILKSLEKSELIQLVTVTQKKAENSYRELIEQQIQMYQRSWLKVTEHLTDRNMPVFQPGTKLKDKERQVIKDKFKGFNDGLEELCKIQKGWAIPDKEQRDFIRQAQRRVVSDAYRAFLHRCANISFTKNPEKYHKYRPEEVEEMIEKLFDTSA, from the exons ATGGGAATTAGCTCCAGGATGATTCCTACCGAGGACGCGTCCGCCAGGAAGCGGGAGATAGAGGAGAAGCTGAGGCAG GAACAAGAGACGCTGTCATTCATCCGGGAGAACCTGGAGAAGAGTGATCAGCTGACCAAGGGCATG GTCTCCATCTTGTCGTCGTTTGAGAGTCGCCTGATGCAGCTGGAGAACTCCATCATCCCAGTCCACAAACAGACGGAGAACCTGCAGCGTCTGCAGGAGAACGTGGACAAGACTCTGTCCTGCATGGATCACGTCATCAGTTACTACCACGTGGccaaagacacagacaggatCATCAGAGAGGG GCCGACGGGCAGGCTGGACGAGTATCTTGCTTGTATCGCAAAGATTCAGAAAGCTGTGGAATATTTTCAGGATAACAACCCTGACAGTCCTGAGCTCAACACAGTG AAAGCGCGCTTTGAGAAGGGCAAAGAGCTGCTGGAGGCGGAGTTCCGCAGCCTCCTGACCCGTTACAGTAAGCCTGTTCCTCCCATCCTCATCCTGGACGCCATCAGTGTCGACGAGGAGCTGGAGGTCCAGGAGGACGTGGTGCTGGAACACCTGCCCGAGGCCGTGCTCCAGGACGTCATCTGCATCGCCGGCTGGCTGGTGGAGTACGGACGCAACCAGG ATTTCATGAACGTCTACTTCCAGATCAGGTCCAACCAGCTGGATCGCTCCATCAAAGGCCTCAAGGATCACTTCCGCAAGAACAGCGCCTCCTCTGGGATCCTCTACTCGCCTGCCGTCCAAACCAAACGCAAGGACACGCCCACCAAAAAGGCTCCCAGGAGACCAG TCTACATCCCAG GGACCATTCGCAAGGCTCAGAACCTTCTGAAACAGTACTCACAGCATGGGCTGGATGGGAAAAAGGGGGGCTCTAACCTCACTCCTTTGGAAG GTTACGATCATGACTTGCGGGTCAAACACCTCACTGACGCCCTGACCGAGAAGCACGGGGCCGCTGCAG GAAAAGATGATGTTCTGGACATCGAGATCGACTCCTACATCCACTGCATCAGTGCCTTTGTCAAACTGGCCCAGAGCGAGTACGCCCTGCTGACAGAGATCATCCCCGAGCACCACCAGAAGAAGACCTTCGACTCCCTCATTCAG GAGGCGCTGGACAACCTGATGCTGGAGGGAGACAACATCGTGTCTGCAGCTCGCAGGGCCATAATGCGCCACGACTACTCAGCCGTGCTCACCATCTTCCCCATCCTCAGACACCTGAAAATGAACAAGTCTGAGTTTGACTCCACGCTGCAG GGAACAGCTGCGAGCACCAAGAACAAGCTGCCGACACTCATCACTTCCATGGAGACGATTGGAGCCAAAGCTCTGGAGGAGTTTGCAGACAGCATCAAG AATGATCCTGATAAAGAGTACAACATGCCCAAGGACGGAACAGTCCACGAACTGACCAGCAAC GCCATCctgttcctgcagcagctgctcgaCTTCCACGAGACAGCAGGAGCCATGCTGGCCTCACAAG AGACGAGTTCATCAGCGAGCAGCTACACCTCCGAGTTTAACAAAAGGCTCCTCAGTACTTATATAT GTAAGGTTTTGGGGAACTTGCAGCTGAACCTGCTCAGTAAATCCAAAGTGTACGAGGACTCAGCTCTGAGCGCCATTTTTCTGCACAACAACTACAACTACATCCTCAAGTCGCTGGAGAA aTCAGAGTTGATCCAGCTGGTGACAGTGACTCAGAAGAAAGCTGAGAACTCCTACAGAGAGCTAATTGAGCAGCAGATCCAGATGTACCAGCGCAG CTGGTTGAAAGTCACAGAGCACCTGACCGACAGGAACATGCCCGTCTTCCAACCCGGCACCAAG CTGAAAGATAAAGAGCGGCAGGTGATTAAAGATAAATTCAAG GGTTTTAACGACGGGCTGGAGGAGTTGTGTAAGATCCAGAAGGGCTGGGCCATCCCAGACAAAGAGCAGAGAGACTTCATCCGTCAGGCTCAGAGGAGGGTGGTGTCTGACGCCTACAGGGCCTTCCTGCACAG aTGTGCCAACATCTCTTTCACCAAGAACCCAGAGAAGTATCACAAGTATCGTCCGGAGGAAGTGGAGGAGATGATTGAAAAGCTGTTTGACACGTCGGCCTGA